Proteins encoded in a region of the Nicotiana tomentosiformis chromosome 9, ASM39032v3, whole genome shotgun sequence genome:
- the LOC104086392 gene encoding ubiquitin-conjugating enzyme E2 5B-like produces MASRRIHKELRELQRDPPTSCSAGPVAQDMFHWQATIIGPNDSPYAGGVFQVAIHFPPDYPFKPPKVAFKTKVFHPNINNNGNICLDILKDQWSPALTISKVLLSICSLLTDPNPDDPLVPEIAHMYKSDRKKYESMARNWTQKFAMN; encoded by the exons ATGGCATCtaggagaattcacaaggaactAAGGGAGTTGCAAAGAGACCCTCCTACTTCATGCAGTGCAG GTCCTGTGGCACAGGATATGTTCCATTGGCAAGCAACCATTATTGGTCCAAATGACAGCCCTTATGCAGGTGGTGTTTTCCAAGTGGCCATCCATTTTCCTCCTGATTACCCTTTCAAACCTCCCaag GTGGCTTTCAAGACCAAAGTTTTCcatccaaatataaataataatggaAATATTTGCTTGGACATTCTCAAGGATCAATGGAGTCCTGCCCTCACTATATCCAAG GTTTTACTTTCCATATGTTCACTATTAACAGATCCAAATCCAGATGATCCACTGGTTCCAGAAATTGCTCATATGTACAAATCTGATAGGAAGAAGTATGAATCAATGGCTCGTAATTGGACCCAAAAGTTTGCTATGAATTGA